Part of the Phacochoerus africanus isolate WHEZ1 chromosome 8, ROS_Pafr_v1, whole genome shotgun sequence genome is shown below.
TCTCTTTATATCTCAGTAGGTCAGAAAGCTGCAATTGAGATGCCAGCTGTCCTGGTCTCTAAACTGACTCATGTTGTTTGAaggattcatttccttttatgattTCCATGTGTCCCCTTCCCTCCTAAAAGCCAGCCTCACACACTGAATCCTTTGCTGTCTTGAaggtcttctctcttcttttttaatctgaCTTCAGCTCTTTAAGGCTCATGCAATTACATTGGACACACCTGGATATTCCAGGACAGTCTCCTGTCTTAGTGGGGGCTGCTCTACAACAAGAATACAGACTTGAGTGACTTAAACAATAGACTTTTGTTTTCTCACTGTCCTACAGGATGGAGGTCCAAGATGAGGTGGTGGGAGAGTCCGTGTCTGCTGAGACACCTTGTCCTGTTCAGTGGTTCCCTGATGTCCTTCTAttcactgtgtcctcacctggtggtgagagagaggaagcaagggACTTGGCATCAGAGCAGTGATCCCATCCTGAGGGATGGTCGGACCTAATCACCATGACGTGATCCCCTCCCAAgtcccacctcctaacaccatcccCTTAGGGTTAGGGTTTTGAGGTGTGAATTTGGAGGGAAGCTGGCTTTCAGTCCACAACATAGTGCTATGGTCAGTAACCTGCATTCAACTTGACAGTCTTTTTTGTCCTGTCATGTGACGTAGGCATGACAGTAACACCAGGAAATGGAAATCTGCCTACTTCACAAGTTGTTTTTTGcagtgaaaaatattttgcagTTGTTATTCTATTAACAAAATTATTACCAGAAATGTTTATGAGTTTACCACTATAAATGTGTGACCATGTGAGTTATATATATGATAAGTAGGTCCCTGTGTATATGTGAGTATGATGCACATGTATGTTTGCTTCTGCCCTGAGGTGTTGAATGATTTACCATTTGTGTGCAGATACCAGTACCCCCTTGAGTGGCTCCAACCCCTGACTTAAAAGTTGGCAGTGATTACATCATGAACCTGCATGACATGTGGATTTGTTTGCAGGGAAAATCAaaagattgtttgtttttgaaagtattatatttggtttacaatgttctgtcaatttcttctgtacagcaaagtgacccagtcaaacacatacatacatattctttttctcatgttatcctccataatgttccatcacaagtgactaaatatatttccctgtgtcatacagcaggatcacattgcttatccactccaagtataatattttgcatctatgaaccctcAAATCctagtccctccccttcccccttggcaaccacaagtctattctctatgtccatgagttggtttctttcctgtagataggttcatttgtgccctatattatattccaggtataagtgatatcatatggtatttgtctttctatttctgacttacttcacttagtgtgagagtctctagctgaatccattttgctgcaaatggcattattttgttcttttttatggttgagtagtattccattactaCTTGGTATAtagtgtctatataccacattttcctaatttgtgcatctgttgatggacatgtaggttgttttcatgtcttggctattgtgaaaaatactgcaatgaacatgggggtgcatgtacctttttcagtggcagttttgtccagatatatgctcaggagttggattgctaggtcatatggtagttttatatttcattttctgaggtatctccatactgttttacacagtggttgtacccatttacattcccaccaaaagtgcaggagggttcctttttctccacaccctctccagaatttgtacTTTGTTAACTtgttactgatggccattctgactggcatgagttttgatttgcatttctctaacagtgatgttgagtatttttccatgtgcctgttggtcatctgcatatcttctttggaggaatatctattcaggtcttttgcccattttccatttgggttgttggcttttgctgttgagtcgtataagttgtttgtatattttagagattaagcccttgtcagttggatAATTTGAAATGATCTTCTCCATTATgtaggttgtatttttaaaaaatattttcctttgctgtgcaaaatcttgtgaGTTTGAATAGgccccattcatttatttctatttctatttctattgccttgagagactgacctaagaaaaaatgAGTATGGTTGATGTTGGggaatgttttccctatgttctctcctagggGCTATATGGCATCTTATCTTAtgtttcagtctttaagccattttgaatttattttcgtgcatggtatgagggtgtattCTGGTTTAATTTATTGGCATGCAgcatgtccagttttcccagcaccccttgctgaaaaGGCTGTATTTTCCAACTTTATATTCTCGCCTTCTTTGTggaagatgaattgaccatagctgtttgggtttatttctgggttctctattctgttccattggtttgtatgtctattttggtagcAGTACCATCCTGTCTTGATTGTCACCACTTGTAATATTACCTGAAGCCTGGGAGCGTTATGCTGGGTGATGTTGGctccatagaatgtctttgggtgaGTTCCTTCTTCGTCTTCACAATTTtggaaaagttgaagaagaatGGGTGTATGTTCTTTATAACTTTGGTAGAatccacctgtgaagccatctggtcctggacttttgtttgtcggGAGTGTTTTTATTAGATATTGAATTTCATATCTAGTGATCATTCTGTTCaattgatgtatttcttcttgattctgttttggcgggctgtatgtctctagaaagttgtccatttcttcgaggttgtcaaatttgttggcacatagttgtttgtagtatactcttatggtttttttttttgtatttctgcagtatccaaaAGATTACTTTTAACACTtaatttatgattcttttttataatgatttttttccattctagctggtttatagtgttctgtcaattttctagtatacagcaaagtgacactgtcacacatacatgtaaacattcttttttctcatattatcatgctccatcctaagtgactagatatagttcccagggctatatagcaggatctcattgctaatccattccgaaggtaatggtttgcatgtattaaccccaagttcccagtccatcttAATTATAAAGCATGAAGTACTCATGCTATAAAAGAACAAGTTAATTGATGAATCATTGATAAAGAGCACCATGTGGACTCTTTGTTCCAATTGAATAAGTACTTCAGCAGTGGGCCAGCTGATACTTAGAAGAATGGTGGAATCTGTCTCTTGAGTCATCAGACATAGGTGAGTATTTCTGAGACACTTTTCtaatcttctctcctttttctacATGTTTGTTATGTGTCTAATACTTCATCTCTAATGGTGGTCAGTAATGGTAAAGTATAGTTTCCTCCAATATCCATATTAATTGGCATTGAGGAATGCGGATTATTCCAACTCACTTGGCTTTGATGTGTGCCGAGCATGTCAGTAATGTGTGCTGTATCCTCTTCCTCCTTGTCCTTGAATCTCGTTGTTTGAACATTCTCCCCAGGTAGTTTGTCTTACTCCATTTCTCTACCAATACTTGACCTGATGGTTCAGTACCAGTGTCTGAAGATCAGGAAAGTCCTAGTATTAGGGTAAAGAGACCTCTGAGGCAAGAGAAACATCCAGAGGGACACACAGACTCGATGCCAGTCTTTATGGGAGTGATGTCAACATTTCCTCTCCTCCAGGAGTCCCTGTCTGTCCCAAGgatcacaggaaagaaaatgcttCTCAAAAACACTGCAGTTATCTCTTGGGGGGGACAGGTTAACTAGAAACTTATAATTGTTTTTGCAATTAATAGCTGAGAGAAAAGTTTTCAGAGATGTTCCTGGGTCCCAAGACTGTACTCCCATTGCTGCTACAGATGAAATGATAATTGCGttctgaggggaggggaggacaggacACAGAGTCACCAACCCATATATCAGGCTCCCGCTGCCTCCCTTCTAAACAGGGACTGGCTCTAAAGATCATCACACCGAGCCATTTGTTGTGtcagcaggaaggaggcaggtAAGAATTTTCTATTTCACTCTGAGCAGCGAGTCTGTAAGGGAAAGGCAGATGAGGCATCTGGGTAAGTGATTAAATTAAAAGACAATCTTCTGTAGAGTAACCGGATCCGGGGCCAGTTCAGTGCCAGAAGGTAGGATTCCTTGGAGGTACCACCCAAGCTAGTAAAAAGAAGTGTGTCTTAGACCCAGTAGCAGGCCCTGAAGGCTCCTCATGCATTTCAATGTAGTCCTCACCAACCACGATTTTTTTGTAGCTGAACCCAAGTGAtaaaaaacttgatttttttggtGCTTAAAAACGTAGTTGCAAAATCAATCTGCTGTTGTGTCTGACTAATAGGAATCATAGACTCGGTGTTCTGGATGATGAGAGGTGCACCAGGAATGACTCTAAGTTTGCAATAAAGAATGTGATGCTGCTGCCGAAGTGATCTCGCCCTGGGCACAAAGTGTATCTAAATGGAAGTGGCTTGAAGAGGAAGGTTTTCTCTAACTCTGACGATCTGTTGCAATGATCAGAGACACTAATTGTGTCTCCAGTGAACTCCTCTGTAGTGTGTTGCCTATGGTGAGATTATTGTCACTCTTAAATTTAAGGAGTAGCTGACATGATAATCATGAGTTACAGGCAGCAGCTTTCAGTCTTGTGTCATGTTCTTTCTACACATTTAGTAAACACACTACTATCAATCCCCAAATCTAGTCTTTCATTTTATACAATGCAAAAAAATGTATGCCTCGCAGATGCTGCTTTGCTTAAAAGTCTTGTATGTCCATATGTTTTCCAAAGTTCACAAGTTTGAAAACAATAATGATTTATGTTTTCCTTACACACTATTTTATCATGCCTTAGTGTTTTATGCTCCAAAGTTATAGAATAACACACACTCACTCTATATTCCTGTAAGCGGTGTAATTAtacttgctgcttttttttttttttttggtgtttgtggggctgctcctgtggcacgtggaatttctcaggctaggagtcaaatcagagccacagatgctgacctatgccacagccacagcaatgccagatctgagccgtgtctgtgacctataccacagctcatggcaatgccagatatccaagccaccaagcaaggccagagatggaacccgcattctcaagGATCCTAATCAGGATTCCACACTGGGAATTCCCTATACCTGCTTTTCTGCCATAAAGTCAAATGCGTCTTCTGTTTCCCTCCTAACTGTGAGCCATTCTCCTCATTATCTGAATTTGTCATGGTGCAGGTTCCTGACGTATTTGACTGTCAGCAGGGCATGTACATGAGTTAAGATATCTAAACCTGGTTCCTAGTTGATAGCGCTCTGTAGAATAAAGCTTTACAAATAAGTGGAATATTATACTGAAAATATAACATACCACCAGTGTAAAACCATATGGCATGTTGTGAAATCAAGACTAGCTATAGATCTGGATCATAATTTGAAGAGATCTAACTAGCTTTGGGGCAGAGCCTGGTGGGTCAGTACCCTGTGTTTAACAGCCCACTGTCTTGCAGAGAGTTTGAAGTCCTCACTCTGCCCTACACAGCACATGTCAAAAGATACCTAACCTGTCTGTGTTACCCTTCCCTCTAGAATTAAAGTCACAGGTGTCCCTGGCTCATGGATTTGTGAAGAATGAAGTGTCCACACTGAGTGTCTTCAACTAGTAATTTTATGTATAAGTCCCCTTAAAGTCATACATTCATATTTTCAAGGCTGCTACTACTGAAAAACATGATGTAAATTTTCTAAATGGGAATTAATGGACCCTGGAGGATTCAGCTGATAGCACACATGCAGCACCTGCTTCATATTCCCACCCAGGACCATCTAACTCACAAGACAAATATTAGTGGCTGTGAACAGGGAGGATGGCCAGCGTGGATGTAACAATAGATGTGATCATTGTAACGCAGACTGTGGTTGGAATCCTGGGGAATTTCTCCCTTCTTTGCCATTATATCAACCTTTACTTCACTGGGTTCAGGTCACGGTCCACAGATGTGATTCTTCAGCACTTGACTGTGGCCAACTTCTTGACTCTTCTCTCTAAAGGAGTCCCCCAGACCATACCAGCGCTTGGGTGGGAACATTCCCCCAGTGATTTTGGATacaaacttattttctttcttcaccgAGTGGGGAGGGGAGTGTCCATGGGGAGCATCTGCCTCTTGAGTGTCTTTCAGGTGATCAAGATCAGCCCCCAGAACTCCAGGTGGGCAGAGCTTAAAGTAAAATCTCCCAAGTACATTGTTCCCTCGATGTGCCTGTGTTGGATGCTCCAAATGCTGGTCAATATCATTTATCCTGTCCGTATGTATGGAAAATGGAATGACAAAAACATCACAAAAAGACGGGATTTTGGATACTGTTCTACTATTCATCACAAAGCTGGAAAGATATTATTTGCACTAGTGCTGATATTCCCTGATATTTTATGTTTGGGGCTCATGCTCTGGAACAGTGGCTCCATGGTTTTCCTCCTGTACAGATATAATCAGCAAGTCCAACACATTCGTAGGAACAATGTCTCCCCTAGATCCTTGCCTGAGTCCAGAGCTACCAAAACCATCCTTCTCCTGGTGAGCAGCTTTGTCTATTTTTACACTCTTTCCTTCACCTTTCAAGTTACTTTGTCCCTTGTTGAACATCCCAGCCTGTTACTTGTGTACATGGTTATAATCATGGCTGCGTGGTTCCCAGCTGTGAGCCCCTTTCTGCTCATGAGCCGTGACTCCACTGTACACAGGCTCTACTTTGCCTGGATAAGGAATGCACATTCCCCTGCTATGATGAGAACTATGTAAATTGTATGTCTTTCCAGAGTACTACACAGTTTCCAGttattcattcacttgttcattcatcTCTGAGTCCCAACAGAAATTTGACTTTCAAAGAAAGAACACAGgacatattgaatatttttctaaaataaataattatattcataTTGTCATGGCACATAGTTATCTTGTAAGGAATTACAGAACTGAAGTGTTTCtagttcagaatttttttctttttttttctttatatatatattttttctactgtacagcatggtgacccagttacacatacattctgAATGACTATACtccctaaggcaatatacagattcaatgcaatccctatccactTACCAAggagatttttcacagaactcgagccaaatattttaaagtttgtttggaagcacaacagacccagaatagccaaagacatcctgaaaaagaaaggtggagctgcaggaatcaggctcccggacttcagactatactacaaagcaacggtcatcaaaaccgtatggtcctggcacaaagacagaaatatagatcagtggaacaggatagaaagcccagaattcaaccacgcacctacagccaactcatttatgacaaaggaggtgagaatatacaatggagaaaggactgcttgttcagtaagtggtgctgggaaaattggacagccacatggaaaagaacgaaATTTGAACACTCCCTAAcgccatccacaaaaataaactccaaatggattaaagacctagatataagaccagacactataaaactcttagaggaaaacataggcccaacactctctgacataaacgacagcaacatcttctcagatccacctctcagagtattgacaataaaaacaaaaataaacaaatgggacctaatcaaacttcagagtttctgcacagcaaaggaaaccctaaacaaaacaaaaagacaacccacagaatgggagaaagtctttgcaagtgagtcaactgacaagggattaatctccaaaatttataaacaccttctgtagctccataccaaaaaaaacaagcctatcaaaaaatgggcagaagatctaaagagacagttctccaaagaagacatacagctggccacgaaacacatgacaagatgttcaacatcactccttcttagagaaatgcaaatcaaagccatgatgaggtaccaccttacaccagccagaatggccatcatccaagtctacaaacaagaagtgctggagaggatgtggagaaaaaggaaccctatgacacggttggtgggattgtaaattggagcaaccactgtggaaaacagtatggagattcctcagaaaactaaacatagaactaccatgggatccagcaatcctactcctgggcatgtatccagagaaaaccatgactcgcaaagacacatgtactctgatgttcattgcagcactcttttcaatagccaagacatggaaacaacctaaatgtccatcgacagaggcgtggatcaagaagatgtggtacctatacacaatggaatattactcagccatcaaaaagaacgaaataccggcatttttagcaacatggatggacctagaaattatcatgctaagtgaagtcagccagacactgagacaccaacatcaaatgctttcactgacatgtggaatctgaaaaaggacagactgaacttctttgcagaacagatgctgacttagagacattgaaaaacttacggtttccggaagagacagtttgggagtgtggggggatgtgcttgggttgtgggatggaaatcctgtgaaattggattttgatgatcattatacaactgcagatgtgataaattcatttgaataataagaaaagaatTTCTAGAATAGTGATAGAAACTCTCTGTGAATTAGGAAATGTTCATGTGTGTAGCCTTCAATCCAAAACAGTTTTTCCCAGAAATGACCTAGGTTTGGACTTAAAGGTGTACATGAACATGGATCAGCCTGTGCGGTAGACGTTGATGGAGCTGAAGAGATGTATGTCCTCACAGTCAACCACACTGTGGTGTggagccagaggtcaaatcatTCTCAGTCAGTAGAGCCTTTGAGAGCCAGCTATGAGTTTACAGAGCTTTACAGAGAACAAAGATTTATTGGAAATAGGATATATTGCAGGGAGATTtggatgtttaaatatttttatgtagagACGATCAGGTTGAAGTGAAGTGCTACAAaaggagcaaaaaacaaaattatggttcaGCTGATGGTataattagaatatatttgacatgtaacatttgtaaatttaaaatgtgtaattcatGTTACAATTATATATTGTAATGTATAGCTCTTTTGCTGTATTTGTCACCTCTCCCACACAACATAATTACCtttgtaaattaaattatattaaatgtagttaatttacaatatgaCCTTAACTATGATTGTAAAACAGCTATCCAATATTTGTAAAGATTATACTCGATTGAATGTTCTTAtagggagatcctgctgtggccattgggttaagaatccagttgtaggagttcccgtcgtggcgcagtggttaacgaatccgactaggaaccatgaggttgtgggttcggtccctgctcttgctcagtgggttaaggatccggcgttgccatgagctgtggtgtaggttgcagactcagctcggatcccgcattgctgtggctctggcgtaggctagtggctgtagctccgattcgacccctagcctgggaacctccatatgctgctggagcggcccaagaaatagcaaaaaaaaaaaaaaaaaaaaaaaaagaagaagaagaaagaaaagacaagaatcCAGTTGTaatggttcaggtcactgtgaacacgcaggttcaatccctggcctggtgcagtgagttaaaggatccagcctcgctgcagttgcagtgtagatcacaTCTGTGGCTTGTATTCCATCCCTAACCTGTgtatgtggccataaaaaaaataaagttattataaaataccgGCTCTATTTCCTGTGCTGTAAAATGTGTCCcagtagcttatttattttatgcagagTAGTTTCTAGTTCTGAATCCTCACCCTAGGTCACACCACCTCCCTTTCTCTACCCACTGGTAACCTCTGGTTTctcctgtgtgtctgtgagtctgattctgttagTTATATTCATCCACCTGCtttattctttagattccacatataagtgatgacacacaatatttcttcctctttctgacttatttcactaagacTCTCCTCAGAGTCTATCCaggttgttgaaaatggcaaaattgcattcttttatggctgagtagtgttccattgtgtgtgtgtaccccatctttatccatttgtctgttgatggacacatagGTTGCTTGCATGCCTCAGCTGTTGGAAATAATGCTCATCTGCACATTGTGCTGCAAATATCTCCtgatttagtgtttttgttttcttcaaatatatgcccaggagtggaattgctgcatcatattgtagttctatttttagttctttgaagaaCATCtgtaatgttttccacagtggctgtaccaattcacagtcccatcaacagtgtgctaggatttgtttttctccacatcctggccagcatcttttatttgtgttctttttgctGATAGACATTCTGAGAGCTGTCAGGTGATGTATCatgttggttttgatttgcacttctctgatgaATAGCagagttgagcatctttttatgtgccatctgtatgtcttctttggaaaatgtatttGGGTAGACTTCCTACCCATTTTGTGTGGATCATTCCTTTTTTGATTTTCGAACCATT
Proteins encoded:
- the LOC125132709 gene encoding vomeronasal type-1 receptor 4-like; this encodes MASVDVTIDVIIVTQTVVGILGNFSLLCHYINLYFTGFRSRSTDVILQHLTVANFLTLLSKGVPQTIPALGWEHSPSDFGYKLIFFLHRVGRGVSMGSICLLSVFQVIKISPQNSRWAELKVKSPKYIVPSMCLCWMLQMLVNIIYPVRMYGKWNDKNITKRRDFGYCSTIHHKAGKILFALVLIFPDILCLGLMLWNSGSMVFLLYRYNQQVQHIRRNNVSPRSLPESRATKTILLLVSSFVYFYTLSFTFQVTLSLVEHPSLLLVYMVIIMAAWFPAVSPFLLMSRDSTVHRLYFAWIRNAHSPAMMRTM